A genomic window from Hippocampus zosterae strain Florida chromosome 13, ASM2543408v3, whole genome shotgun sequence includes:
- the LOC127613880 gene encoding vasorin-like, which yields MLFNLVLLFLSSSLVLSIECPEDCTCNSPGSIFCIVRRSTTVPRVPSSTINLYIFQNGINALTQNDFVGLGDLDLLDLSQNELREVPDGVFKMLSKLKNLDLSSNFITHISKESFSGLVQLERLYLHQNHIQSIQREAFEGLEMLLELKLQGNELISLPSLNLPRLLLLDLSYNNIPTLHVSDLQTPHLETLKMASLGLVSLDEDLVAFLGNLHELDISMNQLTAVPQALKKDSLKGLIKLNLAANPLGELRTEDFQKLTGLQELDLSGLNLQGFPQDFFQSFPKLVHLAAAENPFNCLCPLASFAVWLKEKNINLGRLRETRCHFPLANAGKMLSALDHTDFGCPPTTTLLMKSLMGSTPAPQDPTTFQETTHTNAIPPPPPPPSEQSLDSKTDPLPSEVTASPSFTSGKYDQHICPPNICLNGGICNFDPIGQLGCLCPSGTSGLYCENVDNTTEPPKPLGTEVSVEESTLRAELDAISSRQVTSTSILLDLHLFIKTRPNIRGIRLTYRNLSGPDRRPIILSVPASYPEYTLRGLRPNCTYSVCASPLGERMTTRANSSVETGSCTEARTAGVPLASLEPRVETQSSLMNTLIPAIAALALVLGLALVVCLIICLRKKRQRKAGMELELGPADPDDSMEVDGIKACPEDGGNGPLPHKQTETDRCHTRQPATSLQQNGNLDYQVPLMEGHSPSNNSRSSLKPSYF from the coding sequence ATGTTGTTTAATCTcgtgctcctcttcctctcctcaAGTCTGGTTTTATCCATCGAGTGCCCAGAAGATTGTACTTGTAACAGTCCAGGATCAATATTCTGCATCGTTCGACGGTCCACCACTGTGCCCCGGGTTCCATCCAGCACCATCAATCTTTACATCTTCCAAAACGGCATCAATGCTCTGACCCAAAACGACTTTGTGGGTCTTGGAGACTTGGATTTGCTAGATCTAAGCCAGAATGAGCTGAGAGAGGTTCCAGACGGTGTATTCAAGATGCTGTCGAAGCTGAAGAACTTGGACCTGTCCTCCAACTTCATCACTCACATTTCCAAAGAGAGCTTTTCTGGCTTGGTCCAGCTGGAGAGACTGTATCTCCACCAAAATCACATCCAGAGCATCCAACGAGAAGCTTTTGAAGGTTTAGAAATGCTACTGGAACTCAAGCTCCAAGGGAACGAACTCATATCTTTGCCGTCTCTTAATTTACCCAGGCTTCTGCTTCTAGACCTGAGTTACAACAACATCCCCACCTTGCATGTCTCAGACCTTCAGACACCCCACTTAGAAACCCTGAAAATGGCGTCTCTCGGGCTTGTTTCTCTAGATGAAGATCTTGTTGCTTTTCTAGGGAACCTCCACGAGCTAGACATCTCCATGAACCAACTCACAGCGGTTCCCCAAGCCCTAAAGAAGGACTCCCTAAAGGGCTTGATCAAGCTCAATCTGGCTGCCAACCCACTGGGTGAGCTCAGGACAGAAGACTTTCAGAAACTCACCGGGCTCCAAGAATTAGATCTCAGTGGTCTCAATCTTCAGGGCTTTCCCCAAGACTTTTTCCAGTCTTTCCCCAAACTTGTACATCTGGCAGCAGCTGAAAATCCATTTAATTGTTTGTGCCCCCTCGCTTCGTTTGCGGTTTGGCTGAAAGAGAAGAATATAAATCTGGGGAGGCTTAGGGAGACCAGGTGCCACTTCCCTCTAGCTAATGCCGGGAAGATGCTTTCAGCACTGGACCACACAGATTTTGGCTGTCCACCGACCACAACTTTACTGATGAAATCACTCATGGGGAGTACTCCAGCGCCACAGGATCCTACGACATTCCAAGAAACAACCCATACCAATGcaattcctcctcctccgccaccaCCAAGTGAACAAAGCCTGGACTCAAAAACAGACCCGCTTCCATCAGAGGTTACCGCCTCTCCAAGCTTCACTAGTGGGAAATATGACCAGcacatctgtccaccaaatatTTGTCTCAACGGTGGCATTTGTAACTTTGACCCAATAGGGCAACTGGGGTGTCTGTGTCCTTCAGGAACATCTGGACTCTACTGTGAAAATGTCGACAACACTACGGAACCACCAAAACCTCTGGGAACAGAAGTGTCTGTTGAAGAGTCCACGCTTCGTGCAGAACTTGATGCCATCAGCTCCCGCCAAGTGACCTCCACCTCTATTCTTCTCGATCTGCACCTCTTCATTAAGACACGACCAAATATCCGTGGCATCAGGCTGACCTACCGCAATCTCTCTGGCCCCGACCGCCGCCCCATTATTTTGAGCGTGCCGGCATCCTATCCGGAGTACACCCTGCGTGGACTCAGACCCAACTGTACCTACTCCGTCTGCGCGAGCCCTCTCGGGGAGAGAATGACCACAAGGGCAAACAGCTCAGTGGAGACGGGGTCATGTACAGAAGCTCGGACGGCAGGGGTTCCTCTGGCATCCTTAGAACCCCGAGTGGAGACTCAAAGCTCACTCATGAATACTCTCATTCCTGCAATAGCTGCTCTGGCACTGGTGCTGGGGTTGGCATTGGTGGTCTGTCTGATCATCTGTCTCCGGAAGAAGAGGCAGCGTAAAGCGGGAATGGAGCTCGAGCTGGGTCCTGCAGATCCTGACGATTCAATGGAAGTGGACGGCATCAAGGCATGTCCGGAAGATGGGGGAAACGGCCCACTACCCCACAAACAGACAGAAACTGACCGTTGTCACACTCGACAACCAGCCACATCGTTGCAACAAAACGGCAATTTGGACTATCAGGTCCCACTGATGGAAGGCCACTCCCCCTCAAATAACAGT